A single window of Coleofasciculus sp. FACHB-1120 DNA harbors:
- a CDS encoding PAS domain S-box protein yields MQREKASAVKLQKAKAYAVSLRSRLICLVLLVVVLILALIYTNFEERRHQTTQIQAEALQMTRLATANQTRLISSKGIILARYPNPDWVGQAAPEAPLFKTMLTQKRAGTVEASGVDDVTSLDAIVPLEGTCRDQSDRCNLYVSAGIPKTVVAAADRQLHRNLAGMGLVAVLAIGATWVVSEVLMLRRVQALLKAMQQLSEGDLSARSGVNHGFGSELAGAFDTMAASLERSERDRQSAETSLREQEKKYRSLVNSLPQVLFQTDEAGYWTFLNPAWKEITGFALEESIGKNLIDSIHPSDRPQHLEEFRSLIERQKGSYRYQARYLSASGDYRWLEGHAKLTLAPDGTIIGTSGTLRDITEQKQAQEALLTTNQTLQALIETSPLAIVTLDVNRNVTLWNPEAERLFEWKSAEVVGCPLPIFPPDQQEAFHALLQTDLQGEEHCGSGGREFRSQKKDGTLIDVSLWTALLQDVNGKIIGSIGILANISERQRALEALRESETRYRLVAKASNDAIWDWDLLTNRVEWNESLQKLFGYAETEVGFDANWWYENIHPEDRERVVSGIHAAIDSGEQIWSDEYRYRRADNSYALAIDRGFVAYDDQGNPVRMIGAMLDISERKQAEALIAGQKQVLEMIATGAVLGDVLDVLARFIETQSGESFCSILLVDEKENKLRHGAAPSLPESYTQAIDGIAIGPGFGCCSKAAYFGKPVIVSDIDSDRLWADFRDLALSHQLRSCWSTPIFSCNGKVLGVFVMYHPDARQPNRDELYLTEIATQIAGIALERQQAETALQQSEDQLRLITDALPVLIAYIDLEQCYRFSNQAYQQWFGKSQAEVTGQHIRKILGDSAYQAIQPYVEAALSGQEVTYESPIPYEYGGMRWVNATYLPHFGEHGEVKGFIALVSNITERKAAEEALRQSEERYRSLARATSQMVWTCNPQGEVVTNQPDWRVYTGQSEAEILGWRWLDAVHPGDRDRVSQQWSNAIQTKSLYDTEFRLRRADGIYRYFNVRGVPVLSKDGDVREWIGTCTDITEKVQAEEAIRQLNAELEQRVIKRTAQLEAANQELEAFCYSISHDLRAPLRAINGFSRILLEEYLEQLDPEAQRYQKLVRDNAQQMGQLIDDLLRFSRLSRQPLRKQTVAIADLVRQVLAELWHEQQNRQFEMIIGNLPTGEGDPALLKQVVVNLLTNALKFTRGREVARIEIGYRHQSFSNNPELGTNDFSTTVVYFVKDNGAGFDMRYAHKLFGVFQRLHRAEDYEGTGVGLAIVQRIIHRHGGRIWAESVVNQGTTFYFTLAGGNIHE; encoded by the coding sequence GTGCAAAGAGAAAAGGCATCCGCAGTGAAACTGCAAAAAGCAAAAGCATACGCAGTTTCACTGCGATCGCGCCTCATCTGCCTGGTACTGCTGGTTGTCGTCCTGATATTGGCGCTGATATACACAAACTTCGAGGAACGCCGACACCAAACAACTCAAATTCAGGCAGAGGCGTTACAGATGACTAGGCTGGCTACTGCTAATCAAACACGCTTGATTAGCAGCAAAGGAATAATTTTAGCTCGTTATCCTAACCCTGACTGGGTCGGGCAAGCTGCACCGGAAGCACCTTTGTTTAAAACGATGCTGACGCAAAAAAGGGCAGGCACGGTGGAGGCTTCCGGCGTGGATGATGTAACGAGCTTGGATGCGATCGTGCCCTTGGAGGGCACTTGTAGAGACCAGAGCGATCGCTGCAACCTCTACGTGTCAGCGGGCATCCCTAAAACCGTCGTTGCTGCTGCCGATCGGCAGTTGCATCGCAACTTAGCAGGCATGGGATTGGTCGCCGTGTTAGCGATCGGTGCTACTTGGGTGGTTAGTGAGGTGTTGATGTTGCGTCGGGTGCAGGCGCTCCTGAAGGCAATGCAGCAGCTCTCAGAGGGCGATTTGAGCGCTCGTAGTGGCGTGAATCACGGTTTTGGAAGCGAATTGGCTGGTGCCTTTGACACGATGGCGGCGTCACTAGAACGTTCTGAGCGCGATCGCCAGTCGGCAGAAACCTCCTTGCGAGAGCAAGAGAAAAAATATCGCTCCTTGGTGAACAGCCTGCCACAGGTGCTATTCCAGACTGATGAAGCTGGATATTGGACATTTCTCAATCCCGCCTGGAAAGAAATTACCGGCTTCGCCCTCGAAGAAAGTATCGGTAAGAATTTAATCGATTCGATTCATCCGAGCGATCGCCCACAACACCTCGAAGAGTTTCGCTCTCTCATTGAACGCCAGAAAGGATCTTATCGCTATCAGGCGAGATATCTGAGTGCAAGCGGCGACTATCGCTGGCTGGAAGGACACGCCAAATTAACATTGGCTCCCGACGGGACAATTATCGGTACGTCCGGTACCCTGCGCGACATTACGGAGCAAAAACAGGCACAAGAAGCCCTGTTAACCACAAACCAAACGCTGCAAGCGCTGATTGAAACTTCACCGTTAGCGATCGTGACGCTCGATGTTAATCGGAACGTCACCCTGTGGAATCCAGAGGCTGAACGTCTTTTTGAGTGGAAATCGGCAGAAGTTGTCGGCTGTCCGCTGCCGATTTTCCCCCCAGATCAACAGGAAGCTTTCCATGCCTTGCTTCAGACTGACTTGCAGGGCGAGGAACATTGTGGTAGCGGTGGCAGGGAATTCCGCAGCCAAAAGAAAGACGGCACCTTGATTGACGTTAGCCTCTGGACAGCCCTGCTGCAAGATGTCAATGGCAAGATTATCGGCAGCATTGGCATCCTCGCCAATATTAGCGAGCGCCAACGCGCTCTGGAAGCCCTGCGGGAGAGCGAAACCCGTTACCGCCTCGTCGCCAAAGCCAGCAACGATGCAATTTGGGACTGGGATTTGCTGACAAACCGCGTAGAGTGGAACGAATCCCTGCAAAAACTCTTCGGCTACGCGGAAACTGAAGTGGGTTTTGATGCCAATTGGTGGTACGAAAATATACATCCAGAAGACAGAGAGCGGGTTGTCAGTGGGATTCATGCGGCGATCGACAGTGGAGAACAAATCTGGTCAGATGAATACCGTTACCGTCGCGCCGACAACTCTTATGCTTTAGCGATCGATCGGGGATTTGTCGCCTATGACGATCAGGGGAATCCAGTGCGGATGATCGGCGCAATGCTAGACATCAGCGAGCGCAAGCAAGCTGAGGCGCTGATCGCAGGGCAAAAACAGGTACTCGAAATGATTGCCACTGGCGCAGTACTGGGTGATGTTCTGGATGTTTTGGCTCGGTTTATCGAGACACAATCCGGTGAGAGCTTTTGTTCGATTCTGCTAGTTGACGAAAAAGAGAACAAGTTACGGCATGGAGCTGCTCCGAGCCTTCCCGAAAGCTACACTCAGGCGATTGATGGTATCGCGATTGGCCCTGGTTTTGGTTGCTGTAGTAAGGCAGCGTATTTCGGTAAACCCGTGATTGTTTCAGATATTGATAGCGATCGCCTATGGGCGGATTTCCGAGATTTGGCATTAAGCCATCAACTGCGAAGCTGTTGGTCTACGCCTATTTTTTCCTGTAATGGTAAGGTATTGGGCGTTTTTGTAATGTATCACCCCGACGCGAGGCAACCGAATCGGGATGAGTTATATCTGACCGAGATTGCGACCCAAATTGCGGGGATTGCTTTGGAACGCCAGCAAGCAGAGACAGCATTGCAACAGAGTGAAGATCAACTGCGCTTGATTACAGATGCTTTGCCGGTGCTGATTGCCTATATTGATTTGGAACAGTGCTATCGCTTTAGCAATCAGGCTTACCAACAATGGTTCGGCAAATCTCAGGCGGAAGTCACCGGACAGCACATTAGAAAAATTTTAGGGGACTCGGCTTATCAGGCAATTCAGCCGTATGTCGAGGCAGCATTGTCCGGGCAGGAAGTAACCTACGAAAGCCCTATACCCTATGAATATGGAGGGATGCGTTGGGTCAATGCCACTTACCTGCCACATTTTGGGGAACACGGTGAAGTCAAAGGATTTATTGCCTTAGTCAGCAACATCACCGAACGGAAAGCGGCTGAGGAGGCGTTGCGGCAGAGTGAGGAACGATATCGTTCTTTGGCACGCGCCACCTCGCAGATGGTTTGGACTTGCAACCCCCAAGGTGAGGTTGTGACTAATCAACCGGATTGGAGAGTTTATACGGGTCAAAGCGAGGCAGAAATACTCGGCTGGCGCTGGCTAGATGCCGTTCATCCAGGCGATCGCGATCGCGTTTCTCAGCAGTGGTCTAACGCTATCCAAACGAAAAGCCTCTATGACACTGAGTTTCGGTTGCGGCGTGCTGATGGTATTTACCGCTACTTCAATGTCCGTGGGGTTCCAGTATTATCAAAAGACGGCGACGTGCGAGAGTGGATCGGCACCTGCACCGACATTACTGAAAAAGTCCAGGCAGAGGAAGCAATTCGCCAGTTGAACGCGGAACTTGAACAACGAGTCATCAAACGAACCGCGCAACTGGAAGCCGCAAATCAAGAGTTAGAAGCTTTCTGTTATTCCATCTCTCACGACTTGCGAGCGCCCTTGCGTGCTATCAACGGATTTTCGCGGATTTTGCTGGAAGAATATCTAGAACAACTCGATCCGGAAGCTCAACGCTACCAGAAACTGGTGCGGGATAATGCCCAGCAAATGGGTCAACTGATTGATGACTTACTGAGATTTTCGCGCCTTTCGCGCCAGCCACTGCGGAAACAAACTGTAGCGATCGCTGATTTAGTACGCCAAGTACTGGCAGAGTTATGGCACGAACAGCAAAATCGCCAATTTGAAATGATTATCGGCAATTTACCCACCGGAGAAGGCGATCCTGCTTTACTTAAGCAGGTGGTTGTCAACTTGCTGACAAACGCTCTAAAATTCACGCGCGGTCGGGAAGTTGCCCGGATCGAAATTGGCTATCGTCATCAGTCATTCAGCAATAACCCAGAACTAGGGACAAATGACTTTTCAACCACTGTCGTTTATTTCGTCAAAGACAACGGCGCAGGCTTTGATATGCGATACGCCCATAAACTCTTTGGCGTCTTCCAACGGCTGCATCGTGCGGAAGATTACGAAGGAACCGGAGTGGGACTTGCGATTGTGCAGCGCATCATCCATCGCCACGGCGGACGTATTTGGGCTGAGTCAGTCGTTAACCAAGGCACAACATTTTACTTTACCCTGGCAGGGGGAAATATTCATGAGTGA
- a CDS encoding glycosyltransferase family 2 protein — protein MKFSIVITTYNRLSLLKRAIDTSLAQTLPCEVIVVDDCSSDGTQDYVTSLVAALRAKGDERLVYHRNQVNLGHSATMNAGVQLARGEWIKPVDDDDYLAPNFLEEMNRAISLCPDAVIASCQAAQVDVNEIELYRTKRIGPGKAFAIPQEDLHFGMLLELIPFGTPIQVVFARWAFLKSGGWDSRLDANFDDIDSWIKIAQFGDAVFVNECLAYRTIWPGAYNQKFPLKTRLATNILMKEKIYALVSESHRTETPPIENIQAYIKLHWSLVALKQGRILSAIKMAFPSVFSLSAWKLLAINNLSHPQQPFSRQKQLASQGLLPASIPQTESMHGSITPKTRFKIAHLQELRISLKFRCSQIALRQGKIFSAIKMAFNAVSLLIAWKVFDRADFPQAVSKKHPIQKHFLEKNILVMEKIYALVSEKHQASISNLQNWRAYFKLRAAFLAVQQGKLAIASQMAFPAIFSFAAWKLLIKVILLRQRHHKEPLIRRLVLYRLPEGKNQD, from the coding sequence ATGAAATTCAGCATCGTTATTACGACTTATAACCGCCTTTCATTGCTAAAACGGGCAATTGACACCTCGCTTGCCCAAACGCTGCCCTGTGAAGTCATTGTTGTGGATGACTGCTCTTCGGATGGTACCCAAGACTATGTGACCAGTTTAGTGGCAGCACTTCGTGCCAAAGGTGACGAACGCCTCGTTTATCACCGCAATCAGGTTAATCTCGGTCACTCCGCGACGATGAATGCAGGAGTGCAGCTTGCCAGAGGCGAGTGGATTAAGCCGGTTGATGATGATGACTATTTAGCACCGAATTTTCTAGAGGAAATGAATCGGGCGATCTCGTTGTGTCCAGACGCTGTCATCGCTTCTTGTCAGGCGGCGCAGGTTGATGTCAACGAAATCGAACTCTACAGAACCAAACGAATTGGTCCTGGTAAAGCCTTCGCGATTCCCCAAGAAGACCTTCATTTTGGGATGCTATTAGAACTTATCCCTTTTGGCACTCCTATTCAAGTAGTCTTCGCTCGTTGGGCTTTTCTGAAATCTGGCGGTTGGGATTCTCGCTTAGATGCAAACTTCGATGACATTGATTCTTGGATCAAAATTGCCCAGTTTGGGGATGCTGTTTTTGTAAACGAGTGTCTTGCTTATCGCACGATTTGGCCGGGAGCTTACAACCAAAAATTTCCTCTAAAAACTAGGCTGGCTACCAATATTTTGATGAAGGAGAAAATCTATGCTTTGGTGAGTGAAAGTCACCGCACAGAAACTCCTCCAATTGAAAATATTCAAGCTTATATTAAACTGCATTGGAGTCTGGTGGCTCTCAAGCAAGGAAGAATTTTGAGCGCCATCAAAATGGCATTCCCATCAGTTTTTTCCCTGTCTGCTTGGAAGCTTTTAGCGATTAACAATTTATCCCATCCTCAGCAACCCTTTTCGCGTCAAAAGCAGCTTGCTTCTCAGGGGTTGCTGCCTGCATCGATTCCCCAGACTGAATCCATGCATGGGTCGATTACTCCAAAGACTCGTTTTAAGATAGCGCATCTTCAAGAATTACGCATTTCTCTAAAATTCCGCTGTAGCCAGATTGCTCTCAGACAAGGAAAAATTTTCAGTGCTATCAAAATGGCTTTCAATGCTGTTTCGTTGCTAATTGCCTGGAAGGTCTTCGATAGAGCTGATTTCCCTCAGGCTGTTAGTAAAAAGCACCCGATTCAAAAGCATTTCCTAGAAAAAAATATTCTGGTGATGGAAAAAATATATGCTTTAGTGAGTGAAAAGCATCAAGCTAGTATTTCCAATTTACAAAACTGGCGGGCTTATTTTAAGCTGCGTGCAGCATTTTTAGCAGTTCAGCAAGGGAAGTTAGCGATCGCGTCTCAAATGGCATTCCCGGCTATATTTTCCTTCGCTGCTTGGAAGCTATTAATCAAAGTTATTTTATTGCGGCAGCGCCATCATAAAGAACCCCTAATTCGCCGGTTAGTGCTATACAGATTACCAGAAGGCAAAAATCAGGATTGA